One part of the Methylobacterium terrae genome encodes these proteins:
- a CDS encoding 2-dehydropantoate 2-reductase: MADGTRQAGSVAVIGSGGIGGYLAGALERAGRDVTLCVRTPFDHLVVTDASGEREVPVRIVADPNEVGAADWVLVTTKAQDTASAEPWFRTLVGPGTRVVVVQNGVGQAERARPHLAEGVAVLPAIIYCSVERTAPGRITHHGSTKMSVPAGADGAAFAELFAGTPFEITQEQDFVTVAWRKLLSNAVVNPITALTLRRIVVFNDPAIEELARGLMGEVIRVANAEGARLTDGDVTRILEGYRRMTGDGGSSMLYDRLAGRPLEHAHLTGAVVAAAERHGIDVPLNRAILALAGAASGQGLAGDR, translated from the coding sequence ATGGCGGACGGCACCAGGCAGGCAGGCAGCGTCGCGGTGATCGGGAGCGGCGGGATCGGCGGCTACCTGGCGGGGGCGCTGGAGCGGGCGGGACGCGACGTGACGCTGTGCGTGCGAACGCCGTTCGACCACCTCGTCGTCACCGACGCGTCGGGCGAGCGCGAGGTGCCGGTGCGCATCGTCGCGGACCCGAACGAGGTGGGCGCCGCAGACTGGGTGCTGGTGACGACGAAGGCGCAGGACACCGCGAGCGCCGAACCGTGGTTCCGCACCCTCGTCGGGCCCGGGACCCGGGTCGTGGTGGTGCAGAACGGCGTCGGGCAGGCGGAGCGGGCGCGGCCGCATCTGGCCGAGGGCGTGGCGGTGCTGCCGGCGATCATCTACTGCTCGGTCGAGCGCACGGCGCCGGGCCGCATCACCCATCACGGCTCGACCAAGATGAGCGTGCCGGCGGGCGCCGACGGCGCCGCCTTCGCGGAGCTTTTCGCCGGCACGCCGTTCGAGATCACGCAGGAACAGGATTTCGTCACGGTCGCGTGGCGCAAGCTCCTCAGCAACGCCGTAGTCAACCCGATCACCGCGCTCACCTTGCGCCGCATCGTGGTCTTCAACGACCCGGCGATCGAGGAGCTCGCCCGCGGCCTGATGGGCGAGGTGATCCGGGTCGCCAACGCCGAGGGCGCCCGGCTGACCGACGGGGACGTCACCCGCATCCTCGAGGGCTATCGGCGCATGACCGGCGACGGCGGCAGCTCGATGCTCTACGACCGCCTCGCCGGCCGGCCCCTCGAACACGCCCACCTCACCGGCGCCGTCGTGGCGGCGGCCGAGCGCCACGGCATCGACGTGCCGCTCAACCGGGCGATCCTGGCCCTCGCGGGCGCCGCGAGCGGCCAGGGGCTGGCGGGGGACCGCTAG